The following proteins come from a genomic window of Anaerobutyricum hallii:
- the pflB gene encoding formate C-acetyltransferase, whose protein sequence is MLQKEQWQGFNGRIWREEVNLREFIQDNYTPYDGDASFLEGPTEATNTLWDELQKLQKAERDKGGVLDMDTEIVSSLTSHKPGYISEALKEKEQIVGLQTDKPLKRAFMPFGGIRTAEEACTTYGYTPNPELHKIFTDYHKTHNQAVFDSYTPEMKKARHNKIITGLPDTYGRGRIVGDYRRVALYGIDLLVEDKQKDFANCGDGTMTDDVIRLREEISMQIKALKDMKVMAESYGYDISEPASNAKEAVQWTYFGYLAAIKTQNGAAMSIGRIATFLDIYIKRDMDKGILTEKEAQELIDHMTMKFRMVKFGRIPSYNQLFSGDPVWATLEVGGLGQDGRSMVTKTDYRFLHTLENMGPAPEPNLTVLYSERLPKAFRNYAAHISITTSSIQYENDDVMRPVWGDDYSICCCVSATQTGKEMQFFGARANLAKCLLYAINGGVDEKTGQQVGPEYKPITSEYLVYDEVMHKYDIMMDWLAGLYVNTLNLIQYMHDKYYYEYALMALIDTNVRRTFATGIAGFSHVVDSLSAIKYAKVKTVRNEEGLVVDYETTGDFPKYGNDDDRADDIAVWLLQTFMKKLEKFHTYRDSEPTTSILTITSNVVYGKATGSLPDGRKAGEPLAPGANPSYGAEQNGLLASLNSVAKLPYEWALDGISNTQTINPDALGHSEEERIGNLVNVMDGYFSQGAHHLNVNVFGVEKLIDAMEHPEKEEYANFTIRVSGYAVKFISLTKEQQLDVISRTCHDRM, encoded by the coding sequence ATGTTACAAAAAGAACAATGGCAGGGATTTAACGGACGTATCTGGAGAGAAGAAGTTAATTTAAGAGAGTTTATCCAGGATAACTACACTCCATATGATGGAGATGCTTCTTTCCTGGAGGGACCTACAGAAGCTACAAATACGCTGTGGGACGAACTGCAGAAATTGCAGAAGGCTGAGCGTGACAAAGGTGGCGTTCTTGATATGGATACCGAGATTGTATCAAGCCTTACTTCACACAAACCAGGCTATATTTCTGAAGCTTTAAAAGAAAAAGAACAGATCGTAGGTCTTCAGACAGATAAACCTTTAAAACGTGCCTTTATGCCATTTGGTGGTATCCGTACTGCGGAAGAAGCCTGTACAACTTATGGTTACACACCAAATCCAGAACTGCATAAAATTTTTACAGATTATCATAAAACACATAATCAGGCAGTATTTGATTCTTATACACCTGAGATGAAGAAAGCTCGTCACAACAAAATCATTACCGGTCTTCCAGATACGTACGGACGTGGACGTATCGTTGGCGATTACCGTCGTGTTGCTCTTTATGGTATTGATTTATTAGTTGAAGACAAGCAAAAAGATTTCGCAAACTGTGGCGATGGAACGATGACAGATGATGTAATCCGCTTAAGAGAAGAAATCTCCATGCAGATTAAAGCATTAAAAGATATGAAAGTTATGGCAGAAAGCTATGGTTATGATATTTCTGAGCCTGCTTCTAATGCAAAAGAAGCTGTTCAGTGGACATACTTTGGTTATCTTGCAGCAATTAAAACACAGAACGGTGCTGCTATGAGTATCGGACGTATCGCTACTTTCCTTGATATTTATATCAAACGTGATATGGATAAGGGCATCCTTACAGAGAAAGAAGCACAGGAATTAATTGACCATATGACTATGAAGTTCCGTATGGTTAAGTTTGGACGTATCCCATCCTACAATCAGCTCTTCTCTGGCGATCCTGTATGGGCTACACTTGAAGTCGGTGGTCTTGGTCAGGATGGTCGTTCTATGGTTACAAAGACAGACTACCGTTTCCTTCATACATTAGAAAATATGGGACCTGCTCCAGAACCAAACCTCACTGTACTTTACTCTGAGCGTCTTCCAAAAGCATTCAGAAATTATGCCGCTCATATTTCTATTACAACAAGTTCTATCCAGTATGAAAATGATGATGTAATGCGTCCGGTATGGGGCGATGATTACTCCATCTGCTGCTGTGTTTCTGCTACACAGACTGGTAAGGAAATGCAGTTCTTCGGCGCCCGCGCTAACCTTGCCAAATGTCTTCTTTACGCAATCAATGGTGGTGTGGATGAAAAGACCGGCCAGCAGGTTGGACCGGAATATAAACCAATTACTTCCGAATATCTTGTTTATGATGAAGTAATGCATAAATACGATATCATGATGGACTGGTTAGCAGGTTTGTATGTAAATACATTGAATCTCATCCAGTACATGCATGACAAATATTACTATGAATATGCACTAATGGCCTTAATCGATACAAATGTACGTCGTACTTTTGCTACCGGTATTGCAGGATTCTCACATGTAGTAGACTCCTTAAGTGCGATCAAATATGCCAAAGTAAAAACGGTCCGCAATGAAGAAGGTCTTGTTGTTGATTATGAGACAACTGGCGATTTCCCTAAATACGGAAATGATGATGACCGCGCAGATGATATCGCTGTATGGTTACTTCAGACATTCATGAAGAAACTGGAGAAATTCCATACTTATCGCGATTCTGAACCTACAACATCCATCCTTACCATTACTTCTAACGTAGTATATGGTAAAGCAACCGGTTCCCTTCCAGATGGAAGAAAAGCCGGAGAACCACTTGCTCCAGGCGCAAACCCAAGTTATGGTGCAGAACAAAACGGTCTCTTAGCCTCCTTAAACTCTGTAGCAAAACTTCCTTACGAATGGGCATTAGATGGTATTTCCAATACACAGACAATCAACCCCGATGCACTTGGACATTCCGAAGAAGAACGTATTGGTAACTTAGTAAATGTTATGGATGGCTACTTCTCACAGGGAGCCCACCACTTAAATGTAAACGTATTTGGTGTTGAGAAACTGATTGATGCCATGGAACATCCGGAAAAAGAAGAATACGCAAACTTCACAATTCGTGTTTCCGGCTATGCTGTTAAATTCATCTCACTGACAAAAGAACAGCAGTTAGATGTCATTTCCAGAACATGCCACGATAGAATGTAG
- a CDS encoding peptide chain release factor 3: MSRIDEIKKRRTFAIISHPDAGKTTLTEKFLLYGGAINQAGSVKGKATAKHAVSDWMDIEKERGISVTSSVLQFEYGGCCINILDTPGHQDFSEDTYRTLMAADSAVMVIDASKGVEAQTRKLFKVCAMRHIPVFTFINKMDREARDIFDLLDEIEKELGIPTCPVNWPIGSGKQFAGVYDRKSQKIDLFEDTMKGTKMGTMKEIALDDPEISNYVTDEAREVLEEEIELLDGASAEFDQELVDAGELSPVFFGSALMNFGVENFLNYFLKMTSSPLPRTSDQGTIDPIEEKDFSAFVFKIQANMNKAHRDRIAFMRICSGEFEAGMDAFHVQGDKKVRLSQPQQMMASERKMIDKAYAGDIIGIFDPGIFSIGDTITTSPKKFAYEGIPTFAPEHFARVRQVNTMKRKQFIKGINEIAQEGAIQIFQEFNTGMEEVIVGVVGTLQFDVLNYRLQHEYNVEIRLEKLPYEYIRWIENTEIDLENLRGTSDMKKIKDLKGRPLLLFINSWSVGMTLERNEGLVLSEFGKA; encoded by the coding sequence ATGAGTAGAATAGATGAAATAAAAAAACGACGTACCTTTGCGATTATTTCGCATCCGGATGCCGGTAAGACCACATTAACAGAGAAATTCCTTTTATATGGAGGAGCGATCAACCAGGCTGGTTCCGTTAAGGGAAAAGCAACCGCAAAACATGCGGTATCTGACTGGATGGATATTGAGAAAGAAAGAGGTATTTCCGTAACTTCTTCCGTATTACAGTTTGAGTATGGCGGATGCTGCATCAATATTTTGGATACACCGGGACATCAGGATTTCTCTGAAGATACGTATCGTACATTAATGGCAGCCGATTCCGCTGTTATGGTAATCGATGCATCGAAAGGTGTGGAGGCACAGACAAGAAAGCTTTTTAAAGTTTGTGCCATGCGCCATATTCCGGTATTTACTTTTATTAATAAAATGGATCGTGAGGCAAGAGATATTTTTGACCTCTTAGATGAAATCGAAAAAGAACTTGGAATCCCAACTTGTCCGGTAAACTGGCCAATCGGTTCCGGTAAACAGTTCGCAGGCGTTTACGACAGAAAAAGCCAGAAAATCGATTTATTTGAAGACACAATGAAGGGTACAAAGATGGGAACGATGAAAGAAATCGCCCTCGATGACCCGGAAATCAGTAACTATGTTACAGACGAAGCAAGAGAAGTATTAGAGGAAGAAATTGAGCTTTTAGATGGGGCCAGTGCAGAATTTGATCAGGAATTAGTTGATGCCGGAGAACTCTCTCCAGTATTCTTTGGTTCTGCCCTCATGAACTTTGGCGTAGAGAATTTCTTAAATTACTTCCTGAAAATGACTTCCTCCCCACTGCCAAGAACTTCTGATCAGGGAACAATCGACCCAATTGAGGAAAAAGATTTTTCTGCATTTGTATTTAAGATTCAGGCAAATATGAATAAAGCTCACCGTGACCGAATCGCTTTTATGAGAATCTGTTCCGGAGAATTCGAAGCAGGAATGGATGCTTTCCATGTACAGGGAGACAAAAAGGTACGTCTTTCCCAGCCGCAGCAGATGATGGCAAGTGAGAGAAAGATGATTGATAAAGCCTATGCCGGAGACATTATCGGAATCTTTGACCCAGGCATTTTCTCTATCGGAGATACCATCACAACTTCACCGAAGAAGTTTGCCTATGAAGGAATCCCAACCTTTGCACCGGAACATTTTGCAAGAGTGCGCCAGGTAAACACAATGAAGCGTAAACAGTTCATTAAGGGAATCAATGAAATTGCACAGGAAGGTGCCATCCAGATTTTCCAGGAATTTAATACTGGAATGGAAGAAGTTATCGTAGGTGTAGTAGGAACACTGCAGTTTGATGTATTAAATTATCGTCTGCAGCATGAATACAATGTAGAAATCCGCCTTGAAAAACTTCCATATGAATATATCCGCTGGATTGAAAACACAGAGATTGACCTTGAAAACCTTCGCGGAACATCGGATATGAAGAAGATTAAGGACTTAAAGGGACGCCCACTGTTACTGTTTATTAATAGCTGGAGTGTGGGAATGACCTTAGAAAGAAACGAAGGACTAGTACTCTCTGAATTCGGAAAAGCATAA
- the pflA gene encoding pyruvate formate-lyase-activating protein, translated as MSDKNAMALVHSTESFGSVDGPGVRFIIFLQGCPLRCQFCHNPDTWKMTEETGAVWKSADELLNQALRYRPYWKNGGGITVSGGEPLLQIDFLLEFFKKAKEKGIHTVIDTAGGPFTREEPFFSKFQELMKYTDLLLVDIKHINTECHKVLTGRSNENILDMIRYLSDIKKTIWIRHVLVPERSDKDEYLTRLADFIHSLNNVEKVEILPYHTMGIYKWKELGLDYPLEGIEPPTKERVENAKKILAI; from the coding sequence ATGAGTGATAAAAATGCGATGGCTCTTGTTCATTCTACGGAGAGTTTTGGTTCTGTCGATGGGCCGGGAGTTCGTTTTATTATTTTTTTACAGGGTTGTCCTTTGCGTTGCCAATTCTGCCACAATCCAGATACATGGAAGATGACAGAGGAAACCGGAGCTGTCTGGAAAAGTGCAGATGAACTGTTAAATCAGGCTCTCCGTTATCGTCCTTACTGGAAAAATGGTGGTGGTATTACTGTAAGTGGCGGTGAACCTTTATTACAGATTGATTTTTTGTTAGAATTTTTTAAAAAGGCAAAAGAAAAAGGAATCCACACCGTTATTGATACAGCCGGAGGACCATTTACAAGAGAGGAACCTTTCTTTTCTAAATTTCAGGAACTGATGAAATACACTGACTTGTTACTAGTAGATATCAAACACATCAATACCGAATGCCACAAAGTTTTAACTGGCCGCAGTAACGAAAATATTCTTGATATGATTCGCTATCTTTCCGATATTAAAAAAACGATTTGGATTCGCCATGTCCTTGTACCAGAACGAAGCGACAAAGATGAATATTTAACGAGATTAGCCGATTTCATTCACTCTCTTAATAACGTAGAAAAGGTGGAAATCCTACCTTATCATACGATGGGTATTTATAAATGGAAAGAACTTGGACTAGATTATCCTTTAGAAGGAATTGAACCACCAACAAAAGAACGAGTGGAGAACGCAAAGAAAATTCTTGCTATTTAA
- a CDS encoding sugar transporter gives MRSKMSLKEWLPLFGITVSAFIFNTSEFMPIGLLTDIADSFHITEAHAGVLITVYSWIVMLLSLPLMLLLNKIDFKRLLLGTIALFGIFQMLSAFSASYGMLMVSRIGVACTHSVFWSIASPAAVSVVSEKFRSLALSMVVTGTSIAMILGLPLGRVIGLHMGWNMAFFCVGVIAFITTAYMIFVFPKVPGGESFSIKQMPEILKNKTLMGIFLVTFLFATSYYTGYSYIEPFLQKVAGLSANWVTTTLTIFGAAGLLGSFLFSHYYDKNKYLFIRLVMISVAAALLLLYPVSKAHMAVVLLCAFWGMAVMAFNVTFQSEIITYAPVAASSVAMAIYSGIYNLGIGSGTWIGGSICTHLSISYIGMIGGVIAVVAAVICIFVVIKYMKEFDRAD, from the coding sequence ATGCGAAGTAAAATGTCACTTAAGGAATGGCTTCCGCTTTTCGGGATTACTGTTTCTGCATTTATATTTAACACATCAGAGTTTATGCCGATTGGTTTGTTGACAGATATTGCTGACAGCTTTCATATTACAGAAGCACATGCAGGGGTACTGATCACAGTATATTCATGGATTGTTATGTTACTGTCTCTGCCGTTGATGCTTTTGTTGAATAAAATTGATTTTAAAAGACTTTTGTTAGGAACAATTGCACTCTTTGGAATCTTCCAGATGCTGTCCGCTTTTTCTGCTTCGTATGGAATGTTAATGGTATCACGTATCGGTGTAGCGTGTACGCATTCTGTATTCTGGTCGATTGCATCACCGGCGGCAGTCAGTGTTGTATCAGAAAAGTTTCGCTCACTTGCACTTAGTATGGTAGTAACTGGAACCTCAATTGCGATGATTCTTGGACTTCCGTTAGGAAGGGTTATAGGACTTCATATGGGCTGGAATATGGCATTTTTCTGTGTGGGAGTAATTGCATTTATCACAACAGCATATATGATTTTTGTATTCCCAAAGGTGCCGGGAGGCGAGTCATTCTCTATTAAGCAAATGCCGGAAATATTGAAAAATAAAACATTGATGGGAATTTTTCTTGTCACATTTTTATTTGCCACATCGTATTATACGGGATACAGTTATATTGAACCGTTCTTACAGAAGGTGGCAGGTCTTTCTGCTAACTGGGTTACGACAACACTTACTATATTCGGGGCAGCAGGTCTTTTGGGAAGTTTTTTATTTTCTCATTACTATGACAAGAATAAATATCTTTTTATAAGACTGGTCATGATCAGTGTAGCAGCAGCCTTACTTTTATTGTATCCGGTATCAAAAGCACATATGGCGGTTGTTTTATTATGTGCATTTTGGGGTATGGCTGTTATGGCATTTAATGTAACCTTTCAGTCAGAAATTATTACTTATGCACCGGTAGCGGCTTCTTCTGTAGCAATGGCAATCTATTCAGGAATCTATAATCTTGGAATCGGAAGCGGAACATGGATTGGAGGAAGTATCTGCACACATCTGTCCATTTCCTATATCGGAATGATTGGTGGCGTGATAGCGGTAGTGGCAGCGGTGATATGCATATTTGTTGTGATAAAATATATGAAGGAATTTGATAGGGCAGATTGA
- the rlmD gene encoding 23S rRNA (uracil(1939)-C(5))-methyltransferase RlmD produces MNLKKNQEVSLTIEDFTKEGEGLGKYQGFPLFVKDTVIGDEVKVSITKLKKNYGYARLVEIIKSSEDRVTPLCPVARQCGGCKLQQISYDKQLHFKKGLVEGCLTRIGGFEKEDIEQKMEPVYGMEEPWHYRNKAQFPVGYDKEGNLVAGFYAGRTHSIVANTDCAIQAKVTHPIVEKVLAYMRENKISAYDEKNHSGLIRHILTRVGFTTGEIMVCLIMNGTAKQLKNINKLVDKLKEIEGMTSIIVNTNTDKTNKILGLHCETVWGQDYIEDYIGDIKYQIGPLSFYQVNPQQTKVLYSKALEYADLKGQELVWDLYCGIGTISLFLAQKAKQVYGVEIIKEAIDDARRNATLNHMDNVEFFVGKAEEIVPAQYEKTGIHPDVIVVDPPRKGCDAALLNTMLDMAPERIVYVSCDPATLARDLKILCEEKYTLEKVAVVDQFSHSVHVESVCALKRVDK; encoded by the coding sequence TTGAACTTGAAAAAGAATCAGGAAGTTTCACTTACAATCGAAGATTTTACAAAGGAAGGGGAAGGTCTTGGGAAGTACCAGGGCTTTCCCCTCTTTGTTAAGGATACGGTAATCGGTGACGAAGTGAAAGTTTCCATAACAAAGTTAAAAAAGAATTACGGATATGCCCGTCTTGTGGAGATTATAAAGTCATCAGAAGACAGAGTGACCCCTCTGTGCCCTGTTGCAAGACAGTGTGGCGGTTGTAAATTACAACAGATTTCTTATGACAAACAGCTCCACTTTAAGAAAGGGCTTGTAGAAGGCTGTCTTACCCGTATAGGCGGTTTTGAAAAAGAAGATATAGAACAGAAGATGGAGCCGGTATATGGGATGGAAGAACCTTGGCATTACCGCAATAAAGCACAGTTTCCTGTAGGATATGATAAAGAAGGGAATCTTGTCGCTGGATTTTATGCGGGAAGAACCCATTCCATTGTGGCAAATACCGATTGTGCGATTCAGGCAAAAGTAACTCATCCAATCGTTGAAAAAGTACTTGCATATATGAGGGAGAATAAGATCTCTGCCTATGATGAAAAGAATCATAGCGGATTGATCCGTCATATTTTAACACGAGTAGGATTTACCACAGGAGAGATCATGGTATGCCTTATCATGAATGGAACCGCAAAACAGTTAAAGAATATCAATAAACTTGTCGATAAACTAAAAGAAATCGAGGGTATGACAAGTATTATCGTAAATACAAATACAGATAAGACAAATAAAATTTTAGGATTACATTGTGAAACAGTCTGGGGTCAGGATTATATTGAAGATTATATCGGCGATATTAAATATCAGATCGGACCACTTTCTTTTTATCAGGTGAATCCACAGCAGACAAAAGTACTTTATTCAAAAGCATTAGAGTATGCGGACTTAAAAGGCCAAGAACTAGTCTGGGACTTATACTGCGGAATCGGAACAATCTCTCTATTCCTTGCACAAAAAGCTAAACAGGTCTATGGTGTCGAAATCATAAAAGAAGCGATTGATGATGCAAGACGTAATGCCACACTGAATCATATGGATAATGTTGAATTTTTCGTTGGAAAGGCAGAAGAAATTGTTCCTGCCCAGTATGAAAAAACAGGAATCCATCCAGATGTTATTGTAGTAGATCCACCGCGAAAAGGCTGCGATGCTGCCCTTTTAAATACGATGTTAGATATGGCACCGGAACGTATCGTGTACGTGAGCTGTGATCCGGCAACATTGGCAAGAGATTTAAAGATACTATGTGAGGAAAAATACACTTTAGAGAAAGTAGCCGTCGTAGATCAGTTTAGTCATTCTGTGCATGTTGAGAGTGTTTGTGCTTTGAAGCGAGTGGATAAATAA
- a CDS encoding threonine/serine exporter family protein produces MILQFFAAFIGAAGFGFLFHLQFRHIFPAALGGVLTWVIYVIANTWGFDIFISSLFASAFAAIYSEVIAKIRKAPTTLFLIISVVVLIPGGSLYYTMSYAVQRQWQYAAIYGSKTVQCALGLAIGMSLIWIFHDMARRVYSLIH; encoded by the coding sequence ATGATACTTCAGTTCTTTGCGGCTTTTATCGGAGCTGCCGGATTCGGATTCCTGTTTCATTTGCAGTTTAGACACATTTTTCCTGCAGCTTTAGGTGGCGTACTGACTTGGGTTATTTATGTTATTGCTAATACCTGGGGGTTCGATATTTTTATTTCCTCACTATTTGCAAGCGCCTTTGCTGCGATTTACTCCGAAGTCATTGCAAAAATAAGAAAAGCTCCCACCACACTTTTTCTTATCATCTCTGTTGTTGTTTTGATTCCCGGCGGTTCTCTCTACTACACGATGAGCTATGCTGTTCAAAGGCAATGGCAGTATGCCGCAATATATGGTTCTAAAACCGTCCAATGTGCATTAGGACTTGCCATCGGAATGAGTCTCATATGGATATTCCACGATATGGCAAGAAGGGTTTACTCTTTAATTCATTAG
- a CDS encoding 3'-5' exoribonuclease YhaM family protein: MRYINELREGDNVSDVYLCKVKNIAKTKAGKTYYSMILQDKTGVIDTKIWDLNNGIDNFEQMDYIRVEGNITSFQGSLQLNVRRLRKAREGEFAMEDYIPCSSKSIDGMFKELSNYVNHVQNIYLRQLLVAFFGDKEFAAKFKAHSAAKRVHHGFMGGLLEHTLSVTKLCDFYCTQYPILNKDLLITAAICHDIGKIDELSNFPENDYTDVGQLVGHIVMGTMMLDEKIREIHGFPPKLANELKHCILAHHGELEYGSPKKPALIEALALNFADNTDAKMETFIEALAEESRQSGEWKGYNKLFETNIRPTSHLGEKD, translated from the coding sequence ATGCGTTATATTAATGAACTCAGAGAAGGAGATAATGTCTCTGATGTATACCTTTGTAAAGTAAAGAATATTGCAAAAACAAAAGCAGGAAAGACTTATTATTCCATGATCTTACAGGATAAAACCGGTGTAATAGATACAAAGATCTGGGATTTGAATAATGGAATTGATAATTTTGAGCAGATGGATTACATTCGTGTTGAGGGGAATATCACAAGTTTTCAGGGTAGCCTTCAGTTGAATGTAAGAAGACTCCGTAAAGCCAGAGAAGGCGAGTTTGCCATGGAAGATTATATTCCTTGCTCTAGCAAGAGTATCGATGGCATGTTTAAAGAGCTATCTAATTATGTGAATCATGTACAGAATATTTATTTAAGACAGCTCTTAGTTGCCTTTTTCGGAGATAAAGAGTTTGCTGCGAAGTTCAAAGCACATTCAGCAGCAAAGAGAGTGCATCATGGATTTATGGGTGGATTATTAGAGCATACACTGAGTGTAACGAAGCTGTGTGATTTCTACTGTACCCAATATCCGATCCTGAATAAAGATTTACTTATTACAGCAGCAATCTGTCATGATATTGGAAAGATTGATGAGCTTTCTAATTTCCCGGAGAACGATTATACAGATGTTGGACAGTTAGTTGGACATATTGTTATGGGAACGATGATGCTCGATGAAAAGATCAGAGAAATTCATGGATTCCCACCAAAGCTGGCGAATGAATTAAAGCACTGTATTCTTGCACATCATGGTGAATTAGAATACGGTTCCCCGAAAAAACCTGCCTTAATCGAGGCGCTGGCTCTTAACTTTGCAGATAATACCGATGCGAAGATGGAGACATTTATTGAAGCACTTGCCGAAGAAAGCCGTCAGAGTGGCGAATGGAAAGGCTACAATAAATTATTTGAAACGAATATCAGACCGACAAGTCATTTAGGAGAAAAGGATTGA
- a CDS encoding acylphosphatase has product MIRKHIIAHGRVQGVGLRFTVTGFAKKYNVTGWVRNLYDGTVEMEVQGLEHRVDLFLQELSSDRPGGNGFIRIDRLDISDIPSVNAAKETRFRARY; this is encoded by the coding sequence ATGATCAGAAAACATATTATTGCACATGGCCGCGTACAAGGCGTTGGTCTTCGATTTACAGTAACCGGTTTCGCAAAAAAATATAATGTAACCGGATGGGTTCGCAATCTTTATGACGGTACAGTAGAGATGGAAGTGCAGGGACTTGAACACCGCGTGGACCTCTTTTTACAGGAGTTATCCTCTGATCGGCCAGGTGGGAATGGTTTTATCCGCATTGACAGACTGGATATCTCAGATATTCCTTCCGTAAATGCAGCAAAAGAAACCCGATTCCGGGCACGCTATTAA
- a CDS encoding diguanylate cyclase domain-containing protein, translating into MKSIKRYETIINEALRSVLEYDTPEGQINEFISFFGKHIGADRIYIFEDDVESHVTNNTYEWCAEGVQPQIDDLQGVNMEVIDWWYDSFNEGKSVIISDVEELKGVHQVSYNMLCYQKVHNVVVSPLRHKGQIRGFFGVDNPPEGDYTALTLFLDMIGTMLISFLKIRNTFQKEQYNASMSSYSALSEIYLCMHLINIKTGKYEEIKNAKHVEKECEELDQENFSKRIYTVMKYFCTEMYLSSVLEFVDLSTLDRRLMETNTIVHEFIGTVSGWCRERFIKVDSDEKGRPWHVLYCVEVIDEQKRREKKLLYLSETDSMTGINNRGSGERKIKEFLEKKKGGLLCLLDCDKFKKINDTYGHTVGDTVLIQLASALQRACRENDIVMRLGGDEFAMYLPGISDKEQSESFFKRLFIQIDKIFIPEMQGEKVNVSLGASLCLDDDRATFDKLYHEADAAMYESKKILGNHAIIYLDLD; encoded by the coding sequence ATGAAGTCAATTAAGAGATACGAGACAATTATCAATGAAGCACTGCGTTCAGTACTTGAATACGATACTCCCGAGGGACAAATTAATGAATTTATCAGTTTTTTTGGAAAACACATCGGAGCTGACAGAATTTATATTTTTGAAGATGACGTAGAAAGTCATGTTACAAATAATACATATGAATGGTGTGCCGAAGGAGTCCAACCACAGATTGATGATCTTCAGGGCGTAAACATGGAAGTTATTGACTGGTGGTATGATAGCTTTAATGAAGGAAAAAGTGTAATTATTTCTGATGTTGAGGAACTAAAGGGAGTGCATCAGGTATCTTATAATATGCTATGTTATCAGAAGGTACATAATGTAGTTGTCAGTCCGTTACGTCACAAGGGACAGATACGGGGATTTTTCGGTGTGGATAATCCACCAGAAGGAGATTATACTGCTTTGACCCTGTTTTTGGATATGATTGGTACGATGCTTATATCCTTTTTAAAAATAAGAAATACATTTCAAAAAGAGCAATATAACGCAAGTATGAGCAGCTACTCAGCACTTTCTGAGATTTATTTATGTATGCATTTAATTAATATAAAAACAGGAAAGTATGAGGAGATAAAAAATGCAAAACATGTAGAAAAAGAATGTGAAGAACTTGATCAGGAGAATTTTTCAAAAAGAATATATACAGTTATGAAATACTTCTGTACAGAAATGTATTTATCAAGCGTACTGGAGTTTGTGGACTTATCAACATTAGATAGACGATTAATGGAAACAAACACAATCGTTCATGAATTTATAGGTACAGTTTCCGGATGGTGTAGGGAGCGTTTTATCAAGGTAGACAGCGATGAAAAAGGTCGTCCGTGGCACGTTCTTTACTGTGTGGAGGTTATTGATGAACAGAAACGCCGTGAGAAAAAGCTACTGTATCTTTCAGAAACGGACTCCATGACAGGAATTAATAACCGAGGAAGCGGAGAGAGAAAGATTAAGGAATTTCTTGAGAAAAAGAAAGGCGGTCTTTTATGTCTTCTAGATTGTGATAAATTTAAAAAAATTAATGACACATATGGACATACAGTAGGAGATACTGTTTTAATCCAGCTTGCATCGGCACTTCAGAGAGCCTGTCGTGAGAATGATATTGTTATGAGACTCGGAGGGGATGAATTTGCGATGTATCTTCCGGGAATATCAGATAAAGAACAATCAGAATCATTCTTCAAACGTTTATTTATACAGATAGATAAGATTTTCATACCGGAAATGCAGGGAGAGAAAGTTAATGTAAGTCTCGGGGCTTCCTTATGTTTAGATGATGATAGGGCAACCTTTGATAAATTATATCATGAGGCAGATGCAGCAATGTATGAAAGTAAGAAAATCTTGGGAAATCATGCAATAATATATCTTGATTTGGATTAG